In one Pseudomonas fitomaticsae genomic region, the following are encoded:
- the ltaE gene encoding low-specificity L-threonine aldolase: protein MSVIDLRSDTVTQPTPAMLDAMTRADTGDDVYGEDPTVNRLEAELAKRLGFAAALFVPTGTMSNLLGLMAHCERGDEYIVGQQAHTYKYEGGGAAVLGSIQPQPLEVQADGSLDLDQVAAAIKPDDFHFARTRLLALENTMQGKVLPLEYLARARQFTQNNGLQLHLDGARLYNAAVKLGVDAREITQYFDSVSVCLSKGLGAPVGSVLCGSSALIAKARRLRKMVGGGMRQAGLLAAAGLYALDHHVERLADDHANAQFLAEGLREAGFSVEPVQTNMVYVQMGGRAEAIKAFAAERGIKLSAAARLRMVTHMDVNRSQIEQVVATFVEFSRK, encoded by the coding sequence ATGAGCGTTATCGATCTTCGCAGCGACACCGTCACCCAACCGACTCCCGCCATGCTCGACGCGATGACCCGCGCCGACACCGGCGATGATGTGTATGGCGAAGATCCGACGGTCAATCGTCTGGAAGCCGAACTGGCAAAACGGCTGGGTTTTGCTGCGGCGCTGTTCGTCCCGACCGGCACCATGAGCAACCTGCTGGGGCTGATGGCGCACTGCGAGCGCGGTGACGAATACATCGTCGGCCAGCAGGCGCACACCTATAAGTACGAGGGCGGAGGTGCAGCTGTACTTGGTTCGATTCAACCACAGCCACTGGAAGTGCAGGCCGATGGTTCGCTGGACCTGGATCAGGTGGCAGCAGCGATCAAGCCTGACGATTTCCACTTCGCCCGCACCCGCCTGCTGGCGCTGGAAAACACCATGCAGGGCAAAGTGCTGCCGTTGGAGTATCTGGCCCGGGCCCGTCAGTTCACTCAGAACAATGGCCTGCAGCTGCATCTGGACGGCGCGCGGCTGTACAACGCGGCGGTCAAGCTCGGGGTCGATGCCCGGGAAATCACCCAATATTTCGATTCGGTCTCGGTGTGCCTGTCCAAAGGTCTCGGTGCGCCGGTCGGTTCGGTGTTGTGCGGTTCGTCGGCGTTGATTGCAAAGGCCCGGCGCCTGCGCAAAATGGTCGGTGGCGGCATGCGTCAGGCGGGACTGTTGGCGGCGGCGGGGTTGTATGCGCTGGATCACCACGTCGAGCGCCTGGCGGATGACCATGCCAACGCGCAATTTCTGGCCGAAGGCCTGCGGGAGGCCGGTTTCAGTGTCGAGCCGGTGCAGACCAACATGGTTTACGTGCAGATGGGCGGCCGTGCCGAGGCGATCAAGGCGTTTGCCGCCGAGCGCGGGATCAAATTGAGCGCTGCCGCCCGGCTGCGGATGGTCACGCACATGGACGTCAATCGCTCGCAAATCGAGCAAGTGGTCGCGACATTCGTCGAGTTTTCGCGCAAGTGA
- a CDS encoding 6,7-dimethyl-8-ribityllumazine synthase has product MQPTAIDSKSKHTHGERVAFIQACWHKEIVDQSRKGFLAEMIAQGYQESDIDFFEVGGAFEMPLHAKLLAKTGRYAGIVAAALVVDGGIYRHEFVAQSVVSGLMQVQLETEVPVFSVSLTPHHFHAGEEHQKFFFEHFVHKGQEAAKTCADTLQKVRALRRTEPRAVAV; this is encoded by the coding sequence ATGCAACCCACCGCTATCGACAGCAAAAGCAAACACACTCACGGCGAGCGTGTCGCGTTCATCCAGGCCTGCTGGCACAAGGAAATCGTCGACCAGAGCCGTAAAGGCTTCCTCGCCGAAATGATCGCTCAGGGTTATCAGGAATCGGACATCGATTTCTTCGAAGTCGGCGGCGCTTTTGAAATGCCGCTGCACGCCAAGCTGCTGGCCAAGACCGGGCGTTATGCCGGTATCGTTGCCGCCGCACTGGTGGTGGACGGCGGAATCTACCGTCACGAGTTCGTCGCCCAGTCGGTGGTCAGCGGCCTGATGCAGGTGCAGCTGGAAACCGAAGTGCCGGTGTTCTCGGTATCGCTGACCCCGCACCACTTCCATGCCGGCGAAGAACATCAGAAGTTCTTCTTCGAGCATTTCGTGCACAAGGGTCAGGAAGCGGCGAAGACCTGCGCCGATACGTTGCAGAAAGTGCGTGCATTGCGCCGCACCGAGCCGCGTGCTGTAGCGGTCTGA
- the astE gene encoding succinylglutamate desuccinylase: MLALGKLLELTLAGREPAEKTQLTVEGVRMRWLSEGALEVRPPEARDNGLDLLLSAGIHGNETAPIELLDRLLHDIARGDLKPRARILFLFGNPEAIRKGERFVEQDVNRLFNGRHEQSSGSEALRACELERLAASFFSLPDRQRLHYDLHTAIRGSKIEQFALYPWKEGRQHSRLELARLRAAGMEAVLLQNKPSIVFSSYTYDKLGAESFTLELGKARPFGQNAGVNVSLLETRLKQIIEGTEPEMAEQGLDGLQLFSVAREIIKHSDAFRLNLPADIENFSELDVGYVLAEDLANTRWIIEEQGARIIFPNPKVKNGLRAGILIVPTTDENLA; encoded by the coding sequence ATGCTCGCCCTCGGCAAACTGCTTGAACTGACCCTCGCCGGCCGCGAACCGGCGGAGAAGACTCAACTGACTGTCGAAGGCGTGCGCATGCGCTGGTTGAGCGAGGGGGCGCTGGAAGTCCGGCCACCCGAAGCGCGCGACAATGGCCTGGACCTGCTGCTGTCGGCAGGCATCCACGGCAATGAAACAGCGCCGATCGAACTGCTCGACCGGCTGCTGCATGACATCGCTCGCGGCGATCTGAAGCCGCGCGCACGCATTCTGTTCCTGTTCGGCAACCCGGAAGCGATTCGCAAGGGCGAGCGTTTCGTCGAGCAGGACGTCAATCGGCTGTTCAATGGCCGTCACGAACAAAGCAGCGGTTCCGAAGCCCTGCGCGCCTGCGAGCTGGAACGTCTGGCGGCGAGTTTCTTCAGCCTTCCTGATCGTCAGCGCCTGCACTACGACCTGCACACCGCGATTCGCGGTTCGAAGATCGAGCAGTTCGCCTTGTATCCGTGGAAGGAAGGTCGCCAGCATTCCCGTCTTGAACTGGCCCGCTTGCGCGCCGCCGGCATGGAGGCGGTGCTGTTGCAGAACAAACCGTCGATCGTGTTCAGTTCCTACACCTACGACAAGCTCGGCGCCGAGTCCTTCACGCTGGAGCTAGGCAAGGCGCGGCCATTCGGGCAGAACGCCGGGGTCAATGTGTCGCTGCTGGAAACCCGCCTGAAGCAGATCATCGAAGGCACTGAGCCTGAGATGGCCGAGCAGGGCCTGGACGGTCTGCAACTGTTCAGCGTGGCACGGGAAATCATCAAGCACAGCGATGCGTTCCGCCTGAACCTGCCGGCGGACATCGAAAACTTTTCGGAACTGGATGTGGGTTATGTGTTGGCCGAAGATCTGGCCAATACCCGCTGGATCATCGAAGAGCAGGGCGCGCGGATCATCTTCCCCAATCCCAAGGTCAAGAACGGCTTGCGGGCGGGCATTCTGATCGTGCCGACCACTGACGAAAATCTTGCCTGA
- the astB gene encoding N-succinylarginine dihydrolase: protein MKSYEVNFDGLVGPTHNYGGLSYGNVASQSNSQQSSNPKEAALQGLAKMKALMEMGFQQGVLAPQERPDVAALRRLGFSGTDAQVIERAAKEAMPLLVASCSASSMWVANAATVSPSADTADGRVHFTAANLNCKYHRSIEHPTTSRVLGAMFANQQHFAHHAALPAVAQFGDEGAANHTRFCREYGEAGVEFFVFGRSAFDTRYPAPQKYPARQTLEASQAVARLHGLRDDGVVYAQQNPAVIDQGVFHNDVIAVGNGEVLFYHEDAFLDTDQMLAELQAKLAKVGGKFQSVCVPRSAVTVDDAVRSYLFNSQLLSRPDGSMLLIVPEECRGNERVWNYLQGLTSSGGLIREVKVFDLKQSMQNGGGPACLRLRVALNETELAAVNPGVIMTAPLYGSLTAWVEKHYRDRLTESDLADPQLLLECRTALDELTQILKLGAVYPFQIN from the coding sequence ATGAAATCCTATGAAGTCAATTTTGACGGTCTAGTGGGGCCGACCCATAACTACGGTGGTCTGTCCTACGGCAACGTTGCGTCCCAGAGCAACAGCCAGCAATCTTCGAACCCGAAGGAAGCGGCGCTGCAAGGTCTGGCGAAAATGAAAGCGCTGATGGAAATGGGCTTTCAGCAGGGCGTTCTCGCACCGCAGGAGCGTCCGGACGTCGCTGCTCTGCGCCGTCTGGGTTTCAGCGGCACCGACGCTCAAGTGATCGAGCGCGCCGCCAAAGAAGCGATGCCGCTGCTGGTCGCCAGTTGCTCGGCGTCAAGCATGTGGGTGGCCAACGCCGCCACGGTCAGCCCGAGTGCCGACACCGCTGACGGTCGCGTGCACTTCACCGCCGCCAACCTGAACTGCAAATACCACCGCAGCATCGAGCACCCGACCACCAGTCGCGTGCTGGGCGCGATGTTCGCCAATCAGCAGCACTTCGCTCACCACGCCGCGTTGCCGGCGGTGGCGCAATTCGGTGACGAAGGCGCAGCGAACCACACGCGGTTCTGCCGTGAGTACGGCGAGGCCGGTGTCGAGTTCTTCGTGTTCGGTCGCAGTGCGTTCGACACCCGTTATCCGGCACCGCAGAAATACCCGGCGCGCCAGACCCTCGAAGCCTCGCAAGCGGTTGCCCGTCTGCACGGCCTGCGTGACGACGGCGTGGTCTATGCGCAACAGAATCCTGCGGTGATCGATCAGGGCGTGTTCCACAACGACGTGATCGCGGTGGGCAACGGCGAGGTGCTGTTCTATCACGAGGACGCGTTCCTCGACACCGATCAGATGCTGGCCGAACTGCAAGCCAAACTGGCCAAGGTCGGCGGCAAGTTCCAGTCGGTCTGCGTACCGCGTTCGGCGGTCACCGTGGACGACGCGGTGCGTTCCTACCTGTTCAACAGCCAGCTGCTGTCGCGTCCTGACGGTTCGATGCTGCTGATCGTGCCGGAAGAGTGCCGTGGCAACGAGCGCGTGTGGAATTACCTGCAAGGCCTGACCAGCTCCGGCGGCCTGATTCGCGAAGTGAAAGTCTTCGACCTCAAGCAAAGCATGCAGAACGGCGGTGGACCGGCGTGCCTGCGTCTGCGTGTCGCGCTCAACGAAACCGAGCTGGCGGCCGTCAACCCAGGGGTTATCATGACCGCCCCGTTGTACGGTTCGTTGACCGCATGGGTTGAAAAGCACTACCGCGACCGCCTGACCGAAAGTGATCTGGCGGATCCGCAATTGCTGCTTGAATGCCGGACGGCACTGGATGAACTGACGCAAATCCTTAAACTGGGCGCGGTTTATCCATTCCAGATCAATTGA
- the astD gene encoding succinylglutamate-semialdehyde dehydrogenase, translated as MMNSLYIAGEWLAGQGEAFQSLNPVTQQVLWSGEGATAAQVESAVQAARQAFPSWARRTLEDRISVLEAFAAALKNHADELARTIGEETGKPLWEAATEVTSMVNKIAISVQSYRERTGEKSGPLGDATAVLRHKPHGVVAVFGPYNFPGHLPNGHIVPALLAGNSVLFKPSELTPKVAELTVKCWIEAGLPAGVLNLLQGARETGIALAANPGIDGLFFTGSSRTGNHLHQQFAGRPDKILALEMGGNNPLVVDQVADLDAAVYTIIQSAFISAGQRCTCARRLLVPEGAWGDSLLKRLVEVSSTIEVGAFDQQPAPFMGSVVSLGAAKALMDAQAHLLANGAVSLLAMTQPQAQSALLTPGIVDVTAVAERSDEELFGPLLQVIRYADFAAAIAEANDTAFGLAAGLLSDSEERYQQFWLESRAGIVNWNKQLTGAASSAPFGGVGASGNHRASAYYAADYCAYPVASLETPSLVLPAALTPGVKMA; from the coding sequence ATAATGAATTCGCTATACATCGCAGGTGAGTGGCTGGCCGGTCAGGGCGAAGCCTTTCAATCGCTGAACCCGGTGACCCAGCAAGTGTTGTGGTCGGGGGAGGGCGCCACCGCCGCTCAGGTCGAGTCGGCCGTGCAGGCTGCGCGTCAGGCGTTCCCGAGCTGGGCCCGTCGTACCCTGGAAGATCGCATCAGCGTGCTCGAAGCGTTCGCCGCCGCGCTGAAAAACCACGCTGATGAGCTGGCCCGCACCATCGGTGAGGAAACCGGCAAACCGCTATGGGAAGCCGCGACCGAAGTCACCAGCATGGTCAACAAGATCGCGATCTCGGTGCAGAGCTACCGCGAACGGACCGGCGAGAAGAGCGGCCCGCTGGGCGACGCCACCGCCGTGTTGCGCCACAAGCCCCACGGCGTGGTCGCGGTGTTCGGCCCTTACAACTTCCCCGGCCATTTGCCGAACGGCCACATCGTGCCGGCGCTGCTGGCCGGTAACAGCGTGCTGTTCAAGCCAAGCGAGCTGACCCCGAAAGTCGCCGAGCTGACGGTCAAGTGCTGGATCGAAGCCGGTCTGCCGGCCGGTGTCCTGAACCTGCTGCAAGGCGCCCGCGAAACCGGTATCGCTCTGGCGGCGAATCCGGGCATCGACGGTCTGTTCTTCACCGGTTCGAGCCGTACCGGCAATCACCTGCACCAGCAGTTCGCCGGTCGTCCGGACAAGATCCTCGCGCTGGAAATGGGCGGCAACAACCCGCTGGTGGTCGATCAGGTCGCCGACCTCGACGCAGCGGTGTACACGATTATTCAATCTGCATTCATTTCCGCCGGTCAGCGTTGCACCTGCGCCCGTCGTCTGCTGGTGCCGGAAGGTGCGTGGGGCGACAGCCTGCTCAAGCGTCTGGTGGAAGTCAGCTCGACCATCGAGGTCGGCGCGTTCGATCAGCAGCCGGCACCGTTCATGGGCTCGGTGGTTTCCCTCGGCGCGGCGAAAGCGTTGATGGATGCCCAGGCGCATCTGCTGGCCAATGGCGCGGTGTCGCTGCTGGCGATGACTCAGCCACAGGCGCAGTCGGCGCTGCTGACCCCGGGCATCGTTGATGTGACGGCGGTTGCCGAGCGCTCCGACGAAGAATTGTTCGGCCCGCTATTGCAGGTGATCCGCTACGCCGATTTCGCGGCGGCGATTGCCGAAGCCAACGACACTGCGTTCGGCCTGGCCGCTGGCCTGCTGTCGGATTCCGAAGAGCGCTACCAGCAGTTCTGGCTGGAAAGCCGTGCCGGGATCGTCAACTGGAACAAGCAACTGACCGGTGCTGCGAGCAGCGCGCCGTTCGGCGGTGTCGGCGCTTCGGGCAACCACCGCGCCAGCGCCTACTACGCGGCGGATTACTGCGCGTACCCGGTGGCCTCGCTGGAAACCCCGAGCCTGGTGTTGCCGGCAGCCCTGACGCCTGGCGTGAAGATGGCGTGA
- the astA gene encoding arginine N-succinyltransferase gives MIVRPVRSSDLSALIDLARSTGTGLTTLPANEERLTHRVGWAEKTFRGEAGRGDADYLFVLEDDNGRVVGISAIAGAVGLREPWYNFRVGLTVSASQELNIYREIPTLFLANDLTGNSELCSLFLHADYRTGLNGRMLSKARMLFIAEFPQLFGNKIIAEMRGVSDDAGRSPFWESLGRHFFKMEFSQADYLTGVGNKAFIAELMPKFPLYTCFLSPDARNVIGQVHPDTEPALAMLKSEGFSYQGYVDIFDAGPAIECETSKIRAVRDSEALVLAIGTPGDDATPFIIHNRKREECRITAAPARLAAGTLVVDPLTAKRLQLNAGDQVRAVALSAARESK, from the coding sequence ATGATTGTTCGTCCCGTACGCAGCAGCGATTTGTCCGCTCTGATCGACCTGGCCCGCAGCACCGGCACCGGCCTGACCACTTTGCCGGCCAACGAAGAGCGCCTGACCCACCGGGTCGGCTGGGCCGAGAAGACCTTTCGCGGTGAAGCCGGCCGTGGCGACGCGGACTACCTGTTCGTGCTCGAAGACGACAACGGTCGCGTGGTGGGGATTTCCGCCATCGCCGGCGCCGTCGGTCTGCGCGAGCCTTGGTACAACTTCCGCGTCGGCCTGACCGTCAGCGCCTCGCAGGAACTGAACATCTATCGCGAGATCCCGACGCTGTTCCTGGCCAACGACCTGACCGGCAACTCCGAACTGTGCTCGCTGTTCCTGCACGCCGATTACCGCACCGGCCTCAATGGCCGCATGCTGTCCAAGGCGCGGATGCTGTTCATCGCCGAATTCCCGCAACTGTTCGGCAACAAGATCATCGCCGAGATGCGCGGCGTGTCGGATGACGCCGGTCGTTCGCCGTTCTGGGAAAGCCTGGGCCGTCACTTCTTCAAGATGGAATTCAGCCAGGCCGATTACCTGACCGGTGTCGGCAACAAGGCGTTCATCGCCGAACTGATGCCGAAATTCCCGCTGTACACCTGCTTCCTGTCGCCGGACGCGCGCAACGTCATCGGCCAGGTTCACCCGGACACCGAGCCGGCACTGGCGATGCTCAAGAGCGAAGGCTTCAGCTATCAGGGTTACGTCGACATCTTCGACGCAGGTCCTGCCATCGAGTGCGAGACCAGCAAGATCCGCGCGGTGCGTGACAGCGAAGCGCTGGTGCTGGCCATCGGCACGCCGGGCGACGACGCCACGCCGTTCATCATCCATAACCGCAAACGCGAAGAATGCCGCATCACGGCTGCGCCGGCCCGTCTGGCCGCCGGTACGCTGGTGGTCGATCCGCTGACCGCCAAACGTCTTCAACTCAACGCTGGCGATCAGGTTCGCGCCGTGGCGTTGTCTGCTGCCCGGGAGTCGAAATAA
- the aruF gene encoding arginine/ornithine succinyltransferase subunit alpha, which yields MLVMRPAQMADLGEVQRLAADSPIGVTSLPDDVERLSDKIAASEASFAAEVSFNGEESYFFVLEDTATGKLVGCSAIVASAGYSEPFYSFRNETFVHASRELKIHNKIHVLSQCHDLTGNSLLTSFYVQRELVGSPWSELNSRGRLLFVASHPERFADSVVTEIVGYSDENGDSPFWDAIGRNFFDLNYAEAERLCGLKSRTFLAELMPHYPIYVPLLPDSAQEAMGQVHPRAQITFDILMREGFETDHYIDIFDGGPTLHARVSGIRSIAQSRVVPVKIGEPVKGAGRQYLVANAQLQDYRAVLLELDYAPGKPVTLDLEAAEALGVGEGASVRLVAV from the coding sequence ATGCTGGTGATGCGCCCCGCGCAAATGGCTGATCTGGGCGAGGTACAGCGTCTGGCTGCGGACAGCCCGATTGGTGTCACTTCCTTGCCGGATGACGTTGAACGCCTGAGCGACAAGATCGCTGCGAGCGAAGCCTCGTTTGCCGCCGAAGTGAGCTTCAACGGCGAGGAGAGTTACTTCTTCGTCCTCGAAGACACCGCCACCGGCAAACTGGTGGGCTGCTCGGCGATCGTCGCGTCGGCCGGTTATTCCGAGCCGTTCTACAGCTTTCGCAACGAGACCTTCGTGCACGCCTCCCGCGAGCTGAAGATCCACAACAAGATCCACGTGCTCTCGCAATGCCACGACCTGACCGGCAACAGCTTGCTGACCAGTTTCTACGTGCAGCGCGAGCTGGTGGGTTCGCCGTGGTCTGAACTCAACTCCCGTGGCCGTCTGCTGTTCGTCGCCAGCCACCCGGAACGGTTCGCCGATTCGGTGGTGACCGAGATCGTCGGTTACAGCGATGAAAACGGCGACTCGCCATTCTGGGACGCCATCGGTCGCAACTTCTTCGACCTGAACTACGCCGAGGCCGAGCGTCTGTGTGGCCTGAAAAGCCGTACCTTCCTCGCCGAGCTGATGCCGCATTACCCGATCTACGTGCCGCTGCTGCCGGACTCCGCTCAAGAGGCGATGGGCCAGGTGCACCCGCGTGCGCAGATCACCTTTGACATCCTGATGCGCGAAGGCTTCGAGACCGATCACTACATCGACATCTTCGACGGAGGCCCGACCCTGCATGCGCGTGTATCGGGGATCCGTTCGATCGCCCAGAGCCGCGTGGTGCCGGTGAAGATCGGCGAGCCGGTCAAAGGTGCCGGTCGCCAGTATCTGGTGGCCAATGCCCAGTTGCAGGATTACCGCGCGGTATTGCTTGAACTGGATTACGCGCCGGGCAAACCGGTGACCCTGGATCTGGAAGCGGCCGAAGCCCTGGGCGTCGGTGAAGGTGCCAGCGTGCGCCTGGTGGCGGTTTAA
- a CDS encoding aspartate aminotransferase family protein gives MSVEHAAVQRADFDQVMVPNYAPAAFIPVRGAGSRVWDQAGRELIDFAGGIAVNVLGHAHPALVGALTEQANKLWHVSNVFTNEPALRLAHKLIDATFAERVFFCNSGAEANEAAFKLARRVAFDRFGTEKYEIIAALNSFHGRTLFTVNVGGQSKYSDGFGPKITGITHVPYNDLAALKAAVSDKTCAVVLEPIQGEGGVLPAELAYLQGARELCDANNALLVFDEVQTGMGRTGNLFAYQHFGVVPDILTSAKSLGGGFPIAAMLTTEALAKHLVVGTHGTTYGGNPLACAVAEAVIDVINTPEVLNGVNAKHDKFKTRLQQIGEKYGLFTQVRGLGLLIGCVLSDAWKGKAKDIFNAAEQEGLMILQAGPDVIRFAPSLVVEDADIDAGLDRFERAAAKLTQA, from the coding sequence ATGTCCGTTGAGCACGCTGCGGTACAACGCGCCGATTTCGACCAGGTTATGGTTCCCAACTACGCGCCTGCCGCTTTCATTCCGGTGCGTGGCGCCGGTTCCCGCGTCTGGGATCAGGCCGGCCGCGAGCTGATCGACTTCGCCGGCGGCATCGCCGTCAACGTATTGGGCCATGCGCATCCGGCGCTGGTCGGTGCCTTGACCGAGCAAGCGAACAAGCTGTGGCACGTGTCCAACGTGTTTACCAACGAGCCGGCCCTGCGCCTGGCGCACAAGCTGATCGACGCCACCTTTGCCGAGCGCGTGTTCTTCTGCAACTCCGGCGCCGAAGCCAACGAGGCCGCCTTCAAGCTGGCCCGTCGCGTCGCGTTCGACCGTTTCGGCACCGAGAAGTACGAAATCATCGCTGCGCTCAACAGTTTCCACGGCCGTACGCTGTTCACCGTGAACGTCGGTGGCCAGTCGAAGTACTCCGACGGTTTCGGCCCGAAAATCACCGGCATCACCCACGTGCCGTACAACGATCTGGCAGCACTGAAAGCCGCTGTTTCCGACAAGACCTGCGCGGTCGTTCTGGAGCCGATCCAGGGCGAGGGCGGCGTGCTGCCGGCCGAGCTGGCTTACCTGCAAGGCGCCCGTGAACTGTGCGACGCGAACAATGCGCTGCTGGTGTTCGACGAAGTGCAGACCGGCATGGGCCGTACCGGCAACCTGTTCGCCTACCAGCATTTCGGTGTGGTTCCGGACATCCTGACCAGCGCCAAGAGCCTGGGCGGCGGTTTCCCGATCGCCGCGATGCTGACCACCGAAGCGCTGGCCAAGCATCTGGTCGTCGGCACTCACGGCACCACTTACGGCGGTAACCCGCTGGCGTGCGCCGTGGCCGAAGCGGTAATCGACGTGATCAACACCCCTGAGGTGCTGAACGGCGTCAACGCCAAGCACGACAAGTTCAAGACCCGCCTGCAACAGATCGGCGAGAAGTACGGCCTGTTCACCCAGGTGCGCGGTCTCGGTCTGTTGATCGGTTGCGTGCTGAGCGATGCCTGGAAAGGCAAGGCCAAGGACATCTTCAACGCCGCTGAACAAGAAGGCCTGATGATTCTGCAGGCCGGCCCGGACGTGATCCGTTTCGCCCCGAGCCTGGTGGTTGAAGACGCGGACATCGACGCCGGTCTGGATCGCTTCGAGCGCGCTGCCGCGAAACTGACGCAAGCCTGA